Proteins co-encoded in one Jeotgalibacillus malaysiensis genomic window:
- a CDS encoding putative esterase, with protein sequence MPLFEINLSSAALGIQTAVNVILPISVDQKKLSEEHTYSYGDRKFPVLYLLHGASDDYSCWMRWSSIERYANEKGIAVVMPSADLSAYTNMKHGHDYWTYISEELPAFIEATFPVSTKREDTFAAGLSMGGYGAFKLALLKPEKFAAAASLSGALDMADRVRKDRKYDNAFGDHAVLDGTENDLLHLVKMAEGDLPRLFQACGTEDFLYEDNIRFKKLAEERNLDLTYEEEPGDHDWAYWDMKIQRVLEWL encoded by the coding sequence ATGCCTTTATTTGAAATCAACCTTTCATCAGCAGCGCTCGGAATCCAGACAGCTGTAAACGTGATATTGCCAATCAGCGTGGATCAGAAAAAGTTATCAGAGGAACATACATATTCATATGGGGACCGGAAATTTCCTGTTCTGTACCTGCTGCACGGCGCTTCAGATGACTATTCCTGCTGGATGCGCTGGTCATCGATTGAACGCTATGCCAATGAAAAGGGAATTGCTGTAGTGATGCCGAGTGCGGACCTCAGCGCTTATACAAATATGAAGCACGGCCATGACTACTGGACCTATATCAGCGAGGAGCTGCCTGCTTTTATTGAAGCAACGTTCCCCGTTTCGACTAAACGAGAAGACACTTTCGCAGCGGGGCTGTCAATGGGCGGATATGGTGCATTCAAGCTCGCACTTCTTAAGCCTGAAAAGTTTGCGGCAGCAGCTTCACTGTCAGGTGCGCTTGATATGGCGGATCGCGTGCGAAAAGACCGGAAGTATGACAATGCTTTTGGCGATCATGCAGTGCTTGATGGGACTGAAAATGATTTACTGCATTTAGTGAAAATGGCTGAAGGTGATCTTCCAAGGCTGTTTCAAGCGTGTGGAACGGAAGATTTTCTGTATGAGGATAATATTCGTTTTAAGAAGCTTGCTGAAGAGCGCAATCTGGATTTGACGTATGAAGAGGAGCCGGGTGATCACGACTGGGCTTATTGGGATATGAAGATTCAGCGGGTGCTGGAGTGGCTTTAG
- a CDS encoding nucleotide pyrophosphohydrolase gives MNQIDAIIQSINDFREERNWGAAHNPKDLAISLSIEASELLEDFQWKSSEQAIEQNIENIKDEIADVMIYALTLSSVLELDVEEIIREKIKKNGIKYPAKK, from the coding sequence GTGAACCAAATCGATGCCATCATTCAATCTATCAATGATTTCCGCGAAGAAAGAAACTGGGGAGCAGCACATAACCCGAAGGATTTAGCGATTTCCCTATCTATTGAAGCCTCAGAGCTGCTGGAGGATTTCCAGTGGAAGAGCAGTGAACAGGCGATTGAGCAGAATATCGAGAACATTAAAGATGAAATTGCGGATGTGATGATCTATGCGCTGACCCTCAGCAGCGTGCTGGAGCTGGACGTTGAAGAGATTATCAGGGAAAAGATTAAGAAGAACGGAATCAAGTATCCGGCTAAAAAATAG